Below is a genomic region from Candidatus Bostrichicola ureolyticus.
TTCTAATTCTTTAATTATAATTATTTCATTAGGTAAAAGATTAATTTTAATAGGAAATAAAAAATTTTGACTATTTATATCTAAATTATTATTAATAGTTTTAAAAAAATGATCATATAAAATGCGTTGATGGGCTCTATATTGGTCTATTATTATTAATTCATTTTCTAAAATTGCAATAATATATTTATAATCAAATTGAAAAAAATAAATTTCTTTATCTAGAGATGAATTTTTTTCTTTTAAAGAAACTAATGATTTTTTATTATGATCATATAAATTTTTAAAAATTTGAATTTGATTGTCATATTCTTTAAAATCTTTTTGCAAAAAATTATCATATATAATATTATATTCTGTTATTTTATATTGTCCTAATGCTTTTTTTATATTTGATAAAAGCATATCACATATAATATTAGTATATTCGTAATAAAATTGAATTTCAGTTTTAGCTGGATGAATATTAATATCTAAATATTTAGAATCTACATTTAAAAAAATAAAATATGAAGGATAATATATTTTTTTTAAAAGTCCATAAAAAGCGTTTAGAATAGTTTTATGTAAAAAGTTATTTTTAATATAACGATTATTAACAAATATAAATTGTTCAACCTTATTTTTTTTATGTGTAGGTTTAACTATGAAACCTTCTACAGCTACAGAATTAATTTTTTCATTAAAAAAAACTAGATTATTATCGTTAATATATTTTCCATATATTTCTATAATTCGTTGTTTAATTGAAGATTTTTTTAAATCAAAAATAAGTTTATTATTATGATATAAACGAAAATTTATATCTGCATGTGCTAAAGCTAATTTATAAAATTCGTAAACTATATAATGAAATTCAATACTGTCTGATTTAAGAAATCTTCGTCTAACAGGCATATTATAAAATATATTTTTTACACTTACTATAGTTCCTTCAATAGTTGTACAATATGATTTATTTATTAATAATCCATTTTCTATAATAAGATATGCTCCATAATCGTCCATTTTATTTTTAGTACGAATTTCCATTTTTGAGATAGCAGCTATAGCCGATAGAGCTTCTCCACGAAATCCTTTTGTATAAATATTAAATAAATCATTAATATTATAAATTTTTGAAGTAGCATATCGTTTAATACTCATTACTGCATCATCCATACTCATCCCTATACCATTATCAATAGATTTTATTAATGTTTTACCAGAATTATTTATAACAAGATCAATTACTGTAGCTTTTGCATCTATTGCATTTTCCAAAAGTTCTTTAACTATAGATGAAGGACGATGAATGACCTCTCCAGCAGCTATCTGATTTATAATATTTTTAGGCAAAATTTTAATTATATTTTTCAATATTTTTACTTTTTTATAATTCTACAATCATTTTTTAATTTTTTTAATTTTAGTAAAAACTAAATGACCTTTATAATATAAATTATTATTTTGCCAAAAAGCTCTATGATATTGATGTATTTGATTAGTATTAGTATCAATAGATAATTGTACTAAATTTAGTTTATAATGTGTCCTTCTTTTATTAGTTCTAGATTTAGACTGTTTTTTTTTTGGATTAGCCATATAAAAAATATTTAAAAAATATTATTATAATATTTATAAATATTTATTAATATATAAAAATATTAATAAATATTGTTTAAAATAAATAATGTTTAATATGAAAGATTATATTTATTCTTTAATAGAAAAGGAAAAAGATCGTCAATTACGTGGTTTAGAACTTATTGCATCAGAAAATTTTGTTAGTGATGATATATTGAATGTTATAGGCTCAATATTAACAAATAAATATGCAGAAGGTTATCCTAATAAACGTTATTATGGAGGATGTGAAATAATTGATGAAATCGAAGAAATCGCTATTAATAGAGCAAAAAAATTATTTAATTGCAATTATGCAAATGTTCAATCACATTCTGGATCACAAGCCAATACAGCAGTTTATTTAGCTACTATTAAACCTGGAGATACTATAATGGGATTTGACCTAAGTCATGGAGGTCATTTAACACATGGTGCTAATGTTAATTTTTCTGGTAGTATATATCGTAGCATATTTTATGGATTAAATAAAGAAACAGGATTAATTGATTATGAACAAATGAGTAGGTTAGCTATAGAAAAAAAACCCAAATTAATAATTTGTGGAGCATCAGCATATTCTAGAGACATAGATTATAAAAAATTTCGTGAAGTAGCTGATTATATAGGATCTATTCTTGTTGCTGATATTGCTCATCCTGCAGGGTTAATAGTAAAAGGGCTTTTAAATCATCCTTTTCCACATTGTCATATAATAACTTCTACTACACATAAAACTTTACGTGGACCTCGTGGAGGATTAATTTTAATAGGAAATGATTTTGAAATTAAACGTGAAAAAAGTGTGTTAACACCTATAAAAATGTCTAAACTTATAGATAATGCAGTATTTCCTGGTTGCCAAGGTGGTCCTTTTGAAAATATAATAGCTGCAAAAGCTATTGCTTTTAAAGAAGCAATGACAAAAGAATTTTTATTTTATGCAAAACAAATTATACGTAATGCTAAAGCGTTATCTAAATCATTAATAGATAAAGGATATAATGTAATTTCAGGAGGTACTGATAATCATTGTATACTTTTGGATCTTAGAAATAAAAATATTACTGGAAAAGAAGCAGAAAATATTCTTGTGAATGCAGATATTACTTGTAATAAAAATATGGTTCCATTTGATAATAAATCACCATTAATTACTTCAGGAATTCGTCTAGGTACTGCGGCAATAACTACACGTGGATTAAAAGAAAATGATATGGAAAATATTGCTAACTGGATAAATGAAGTAATAATTAATAAATCAAATATTTCAAAAATTAAAAATATAAAAAATATAATAAATAATTTTATGAAAGATTATCCATTATTTAAATAATGGTTATATATTTGGCATAACTATTGTGTTCTTGTTATAACATTATATTTTAAATTATGGAAAATATCTTTATTGAAGAATCTGAATCAGATTTTATTCCTTTATTGAATCAAGATGAAGAGAGTAAAGATGAAGAAGACAATATTATTAATAATACTAATTCGAAAAATTTAAATATACTAAATGTACGTAATATTGTATTATTTCCATGTGTAGTAACTACTATTACAGTAATTAAAAATTTTTCAATTGAATTATTACAATTAATACAGAATATTTATTCTTCAGATAAAATTGTTGGTATACTTACACAAAAAAATAATATAGAAAATCCCACTGAAAAAGATCTATATTCTGTAGGTACAGTTTCTAAAATTTTAAAATTATTAAAATTCCCAGATGGGAATATTACAGTAATAATAAAAGGAATTTATCGTTTTAAAATTAAAAATATTATTCATAATAAACCTTACTTTAATGCAGAAATTTTACCTTTAAATGAAGACAAATCTTTAGAGGACAAAGAATCTATTGCTTTAATAGAATCTCTTAAAGAACTGACAATTAAAATAATACAAGAAAATCCTAATATACCTTCAGAAACTAATTTTGCTATACGTAATATTGAAAGCTATTATTTACTAGTTAATTTCATAGCTACTAATATGCATTTATCAATTAAAAATAAACAAAAATTACTTGAATATGATAAATTAAAAAAAAGAGCTATGGAAACTTTTCGTTTTTTAAATATTGAATATCAACATTTAAAATTAAAAAATGATATACAATCTCGTGTACGTAATGACCTTGATCAACAACAACGTGAATATTTTCTTCATCAACAAATAAAAGCTATACAAGAAGAATTAGGAGATATTTCTTACGAAAAGGAATTTGATGAAATACGTATTAAAGGTAAAAAAAAAAAATGGTCTAAAGAAGCTCAAAAACAATTTGAAAAAGAATTATTAAAACTACAACGTATAAATCCCAATATTACAGAATATACTGTAATACGTAATTATTTAGATCTAATGCTTGATTTACCATGGAATAAATATTCTAAAGATAATTTTGATTTAAAACGTGCTAAAAAAATTCTTGATGATAATCATTATGGTATCGAAAATGTAAAAAAACGTATAATAGAACATTTAGCAGTATTAAAACTTAGAAAAGATATGCGGGCACCTATACTTTGTTTATATGGTCCTCCAGGTGTAGGTAAAACTTCTTTAGGAAAATCTATAGCTTTAGCGCTTAATAGAAAATATTTACGTATTTCTCTAGGTGGTGTACATGATGAAGCTGAAATAAGAGGTCATCGTAAAACATATATTGGAGCTATGCCAGGAAGAATGTTACAATCAATACAAAAATCTGGTACTTCTAATCCAGTTATTATATTAGATGAAATTGATAAATTAGGAAGTTCTTCTGCTTCTTCTGCAATGTTAGAAGTATTAGATCCTGAGCAAAATATGAATTTTTATGATAATTATCTTGAATTAAGTTATGATCTTTCTAAAGTAATGTTTATTGCAACAGCAAATTCACTTTATACTATTCCGAATCCACTATTAGACAGAATGGAAATTATTGAAATGAATGATTATTCTGTTGAAGAAAAAATACAGATTTTTAAAAAACATATATTCCCTAAACAACTTAAAGAGCATTGTTTAAAACATAATGATTTATTAATTGGAATAAAACAAATTGAAAAAATTATTGAAAGTTATACACGTGAATCTGGTGTAAGAAATTTAGAAAAATGTATTACCAAATTAATACGTAACGCTGTTACAAATATTGCTATGGGAAAACAATATAAAAAACGTTTAACTATTGAATTAATAGAAGATATTTTAGGTACTCCCCAAGATATTACTCGTTATGAAGGTAACGATTATCCTGGTGTAGTAACAGGTTTAGCGTGGACCAATATAGGTGGAGATATTTTATTTATTGAATCTAGTTTATCTAAAGGTAAAGGTGAAT
It encodes:
- a CDS encoding serine hydroxymethyltransferase, which translates into the protein MKDYIYSLIEKEKDRQLRGLELIASENFVSDDILNVIGSILTNKYAEGYPNKRYYGGCEIIDEIEEIAINRAKKLFNCNYANVQSHSGSQANTAVYLATIKPGDTIMGFDLSHGGHLTHGANVNFSGSIYRSIFYGLNKETGLIDYEQMSRLAIEKKPKLIICGASAYSRDIDYKKFREVADYIGSILVADIAHPAGLIVKGLLNHPFPHCHIITSTTHKTLRGPRGGLILIGNDFEIKREKSVLTPIKMSKLIDNAVFPGCQGGPFENIIAAKAIAFKEAMTKEFLFYAKQIIRNAKALSKSLIDKGYNVISGGTDNHCILLDLRNKNITGKEAENILVNADITCNKNMVPFDNKSPLITSGIRLGTAAITTRGLKENDMENIANWINEVIINKSNISKIKNIKNIINNFMKDYPLFK
- the lon gene encoding endopeptidase La yields the protein MENIFIEESESDFIPLLNQDEESKDEEDNIINNTNSKNLNILNVRNIVLFPCVVTTITVIKNFSIELLQLIQNIYSSDKIVGILTQKNNIENPTEKDLYSVGTVSKILKLLKFPDGNITVIIKGIYRFKIKNIIHNKPYFNAEILPLNEDKSLEDKESIALIESLKELTIKIIQENPNIPSETNFAIRNIESYYLLVNFIATNMHLSIKNKQKLLEYDKLKKRAMETFRFLNIEYQHLKLKNDIQSRVRNDLDQQQREYFLHQQIKAIQEELGDISYEKEFDEIRIKGKKKKWSKEAQKQFEKELLKLQRINPNITEYTVIRNYLDLMLDLPWNKYSKDNFDLKRAKKILDDNHYGIENVKKRIIEHLAVLKLRKDMRAPILCLYGPPGVGKTSLGKSIALALNRKYLRISLGGVHDEAEIRGHRKTYIGAMPGRMLQSIQKSGTSNPVIILDEIDKLGSSSASSAMLEVLDPEQNMNFYDNYLELSYDLSKVMFIATANSLYTIPNPLLDRMEIIEMNDYSVEEKIQIFKKHIFPKQLKEHCLKHNDLLIGIKQIEKIIESYTRESGVRNLEKCITKLIRNAVTNIAMGKQYKKRLTIELIEDILGTPQDITRYEGNDYPGVVTGLAWTNIGGDILFIESSLSKGKGELSITGNLGEIMKESATIALQYIKAHYEEFGVDPKMFEEYNVHIHVPEGSVPKDGPSAGVTMLTSLVSSYTNKKLRPHIAMTGEITLRGKVLPVGGIKEKILAAKRANIKEIILSKGNKKDIKEINKDYLKGITFKYVNNMNEVINIALL
- the mutL gene encoding DNA mismatch repair endonuclease MutL, translated to MKNIIKILPKNIINQIAAGEVIHRPSSIVKELLENAIDAKATVIDLVINNSGKTLIKSIDNGIGMSMDDAVMSIKRYATSKIYNINDLFNIYTKGFRGEALSAIAAISKMEIRTKNKMDDYGAYLIIENGLLINKSYCTTIEGTIVSVKNIFYNMPVRRRFLKSDSIEFHYIVYEFYKLALAHADINFRLYHNNKLIFDLKKSSIKQRIIEIYGKYINDNNLVFFNEKINSVAVEGFIVKPTHKKNKVEQFIFVNNRYIKNNFLHKTILNAFYGLLKKIYYPSYFIFLNVDSKYLDINIHPAKTEIQFYYEYTNIICDMLLSNIKKALGQYKITEYNIIYDNFLQKDFKEYDNQIQIFKNLYDHNKKSLVSLKEKNSSLDKEIYFFQFDYKYIIAILENELIIIDQYRAHQRILYDHFFKTINNNLDINSQNFLFPIKINLLPNEIIIIKELEVDLIKLGFAIEFFKNFILIKASSVMINQNCIIDFIHNVIDNYINNSSFNYKELFVNNIAKLAAIKRGIKLSRIEMEYLFYSLFVCKQHNFTPLGKKIYFILNKINIAKQFY
- the rpmF gene encoding 50S ribosomal protein L32, translated to MANPKKKQSKSRTNKRRTHYKLNLVQLSIDTNTNQIHQYHRAFWQNNNLYYKGHLVFTKIKKIKK